A window of Staphylococcus sp. 17KM0847 contains these coding sequences:
- a CDS encoding DUF1304 domain-containing protein produces the protein MSILSIILVTLVSFEFFFIMYLETIATTSEKTSKVFNISQQKLKDETISTLLKNQGIYNGLIGILLLYGAFISTHPKELCVALLIYIIGVAIYGGISSDKSIFFKQGTLPILALISMLI, from the coding sequence TTGTTACACTTGTTTCGTTTGAATTTTTCTTTATTATGTATTTGGAGACAATAGCAACAACATCAGAAAAAACGAGTAAGGTTTTTAATATTTCACAGCAAAAACTTAAAGATGAGACAATTAGTACATTGCTTAAAAATCAAGGTATTTATAATGGCTTGATTGGTATATTATTATTATATGGTGCATTTATTTCAACACATCCTAAAGAGTTATGTGTAGCGTTACTTATTTATATTATTGGTGTAGCTATTTATGGTGGTATTTCTAGCGATAAAAGCATCTTTTTTAAACAAGGAACATTACCCATTCTTGCATTAATAAGTATGCTGATTTAA
- a CDS encoding cold-shock protein: protein MYNGTVKWFNAEKGFGFIEREEGNDVFVHFSAIEGDGYKTLEEGQQVEFDIVSGDRGDQAANVIKR from the coding sequence ATGTATAACGGTACAGTAAAATGGTTTAATGCAGAAAAAGGTTTTGGTTTCATCGAACGTGAAGAAGGTAACGATGTATTCGTTCACTTTTCAGCAATCGAAGGTGACGGCTACAAAACATTAGAAGAAGGTCAACAAGTAGAATTTGATATCGTATCAGGTGATCGTGGCGACCAAGCTGCTAACGTAATTAAACGCTAA
- the clpP gene encoding ATP-dependent Clp endopeptidase proteolytic subunit ClpP gives MNLIPTVIETTNRGERAYDIYSRLLKDRIIMLGSAIDDNVANSIVSQLLFLQAQDAEKDIYLYINSPGGSVTAGFAIYDTIQHIKPDVQTICIGMAASMGSFLLAAGAKGKRYALPNAEVMIHQPLGGAQGQATEIEIAANHILKTREKLNKILSERTGQSIEKIQKDTDRDNFLTAEEAKEYGLIDEVMNPEQ, from the coding sequence ATGAATTTAATTCCGACAGTTATAGAAACAACAAATCGTGGTGAACGTGCGTATGATATTTATTCACGCTTGTTAAAAGATCGTATTATTATGCTAGGTTCTGCGATTGATGATAATGTTGCAAATTCAATTGTATCACAACTTTTATTTTTACAGGCACAAGATGCTGAAAAAGATATTTATCTATATATTAACTCACCAGGTGGCAGCGTAACAGCTGGTTTTGCGATTTATGATACGATTCAACATATTAAACCCGATGTACAAACAATTTGTATTGGTATGGCAGCTTCAATGGGATCATTCTTACTTGCAGCAGGTGCTAAAGGCAAACGCTATGCATTACCAAATGCAGAAGTGATGATTCATCAACCACTTGGTGGCGCGCAAGGTCAAGCAACAGAAATTGAAATTGCAGCTAACCATATTTTGAAAACACGTGAAAAATTAAATAAAATTTTATCTGAACGTACAGGTCAATCTATTGAAAAAATTCAAAAAGATACAGATCGTGATAACTTTTTAACAGCAGAAGAAGCAAAAGAGTACGGTTTAATTGATGAAGTTATGAATCCAGAACAATAA